In the Longibacter salinarum genome, one interval contains:
- a CDS encoding ATP-binding protein: protein MLRYALLLMWVGVCTICPPAVAQSQAFQDGRLDLTAEEREWVDSNPVIRHVVIPDYAPVESYSEIGKAVGIAPDYLAEVAGRLSLRVEHVEAPTWSAALDSIREGKADLTTAIQKTESRDEYMAFTQPFLSVPDVLLVREQADPVSMDNLDGVRVAIVDRYAANSDLRRQYPGAEFQIVPDIRTGLEKTAFGSVDGMVLSLPVASATIERAQITNLRVAGATGYVYNLRFGVRHDRAMLRSVLDKALSSLTASTHRSIYERWVSFDSSETGPESGTWWYSISLVLGGLLVVLGAGAAWNWSLRHEVERRTEELERARAEAEEMNRLKSAFLANMNHEFRTPLTAIIGFSDTLLSQDPDESTKQLLRYINESGRRLGDALESLLHFAQLESDSMMLETERFSASIAVKEVADRYREEAAYENLTLDVELPDRPIQAHADRPAFQRILGHLLSNAIKFTDEGGAVTVRLIGDERDVIVEVEDTGVGIDPAFFPRLYDAFEQESGGDKREFDGVGLGLAIARTLTEKMDGRIRLESEKGQGSRFTVRIPRYPSDTADSEGRSRGRGTSHRAPAGSQQTA from the coding sequence ATGCTTCGCTACGCTCTCCTGCTGATGTGGGTGGGCGTGTGTACGATTTGTCCTCCGGCAGTAGCACAGAGCCAGGCGTTCCAGGACGGACGGCTCGATCTAACCGCCGAGGAACGGGAGTGGGTTGACAGTAACCCCGTTATTCGTCACGTGGTGATCCCCGACTACGCTCCGGTTGAGTCGTATTCTGAGATCGGCAAAGCGGTTGGCATTGCGCCGGACTATCTCGCGGAAGTGGCAGGCCGGCTGAGCTTGCGGGTCGAGCACGTCGAGGCTCCCACGTGGTCGGCTGCTCTGGACAGCATCCGGGAAGGGAAGGCGGATTTGACGACCGCCATCCAGAAGACGGAGAGTCGGGATGAATACATGGCGTTCACGCAGCCCTTCCTGTCCGTTCCCGATGTTCTGCTTGTGCGAGAGCAAGCCGATCCGGTCAGCATGGACAACCTGGATGGAGTGCGGGTCGCAATCGTGGACCGATATGCTGCAAACAGCGATCTTCGCAGGCAGTATCCAGGTGCAGAATTCCAGATCGTGCCAGATATTCGAACCGGTCTGGAAAAAACGGCCTTCGGCTCCGTCGACGGCATGGTGTTGTCTCTACCCGTCGCGAGCGCAACGATCGAGCGCGCGCAGATCACGAACCTTCGCGTCGCCGGGGCGACGGGCTACGTTTACAACCTTCGGTTTGGGGTTCGGCACGACCGGGCGATGCTGCGGAGCGTGCTTGACAAGGCCTTAAGTAGCCTGACAGCGTCCACGCATCGGTCGATTTATGAGCGCTGGGTCTCGTTCGATTCATCCGAGACGGGTCCCGAGTCGGGGACCTGGTGGTATTCAATCTCGCTGGTTCTCGGAGGACTGTTGGTGGTTCTGGGAGCCGGGGCGGCGTGGAACTGGTCGCTCCGGCACGAAGTCGAGCGGCGGACGGAAGAACTGGAGCGAGCCCGGGCCGAGGCAGAGGAAATGAACCGCCTGAAGTCCGCATTTCTCGCCAACATGAACCATGAATTTCGAACGCCGCTGACAGCAATCATTGGGTTTTCCGACACACTGCTCTCGCAAGATCCCGATGAATCGACCAAGCAGCTCCTGAGGTACATCAACGAGAGTGGCCGCCGCCTGGGCGATGCGCTCGAGTCCTTGCTTCACTTTGCGCAACTTGAGTCGGACTCGATGATGCTGGAGACGGAGCGCTTTTCTGCTTCGATAGCCGTCAAGGAAGTGGCAGACCGGTACCGGGAGGAAGCCGCCTATGAGAATCTGACGCTCGATGTGGAGTTGCCGGATCGTCCGATTCAGGCACACGCGGATCGTCCTGCGTTTCAGCGCATCCTGGGGCATCTTCTGAGCAACGCCATCAAGTTTACGGATGAAGGGGGAGCGGTTACCGTGCGGCTGATCGGGGACGAACGGGATGTGATTGTTGAGGTCGAGGATACGGGTGTCGGTATCGATCCGGCGTTCTTTCCTCGGCTCTACGACGCATTCGAGCAGGAATCCGGCGGGGACAAGCGTGAGTTTGACGGCGTGGGGCTGGGCCTGGCGATCGCACGTACCCTGACGGAGAAAATGGATGGCCGCATCCGGTTGGAGAGCGAGAAGGGGCAAGGATCGCGTTTCACCGTACGCATACCGCGATATCCGTCCGATACCGCCGATTCAGAGGGGCGTAGCCGTGGTAGAGGAACGTCGCACCGCGCGCCTGCAGGATCCCAGCAAACGGCCTGA